One Sulfurovum zhangzhouensis genomic window, ATCTGCAGCTTCAATCGCAGGTGCATAACTGTCGATCGTCTGATCGTTTTTTGCAAGTGCGATCAATTCATTTAGATGTTTATTCATCTTGTTCCTTTAAAGGGTTTGGGGTTTTAGATAGTATTATCAATCTCAAACGGATTTTTAGATTGCGCAATTATAACCAAAAGAGGTAAAACTTTCAACTCATCATAAAGTATCTGTGCAAAGAACTTCTCACTCTCGTAATGTCCGATATCAACCATCATCAGATCTTCACTCATTGCTTTCATCGCATCGTGGTATTTGATGTCACCTGTTAAAAAACAGTCAGCATCGACCATATCGATAAGGGAAGCACCTGCTCCGGTAGTCAGAGCGATAGAGGTGATCTTCTCTTTTTTACCTACTACTTTAAGTGTCGGCAGGTCAAACTTCTTTTTGATCAGTTCAAGCAGTTCTTTGTAACACCACTCACCTCGTGCCATACAGACAAATGGTGCTTCATGCGCCATTTTCAATCCAAGTACCTTTTCAAAGACATATCTATTGAGATGTGTCTGGTCAAAATTGGTATGCAAAGCAACCAATGACTGTCTTTTCAAGATCATCTTTTCGATCAGATTGGAAGGATATTTGGAGAAGTCAAGTTGTGTAAGTTTACCAAATATCAATGGATGATGCACTACAAAAAGCGTCTCCTCTTTTGCCTCTTCTATCATCGCTTCATCTATATCAAGAGAGACAACAACCTGTGAGACTTCTCTATGCATATCACCTACGATCAGTCCGGAGTTATCCCATTTCTCCTGTAGTTCAAAAGGACTGATACGATCAAGGAAATCATAGACTTCTTGTAGTTTCATCCCGCTTACCTTTGTGCGACTCTTTGATTGCGTTCTGCTTCCTGATCTTTATACAACTGTGCACAACCGATCGCCAATTCACGTACTTTGAGAATGTAGTTCTGTCTTTGCGCCTGTGAAACTGCTTTTCTTGCATCCAGTACATTAAAGGCATGTGAAGCAGTCATACACTGATCATACGCAGGAAGAGGAAGCCCTTTT contains:
- a CDS encoding Nif3-like dinuclear metal center hexameric protein, with protein sequence MKLQEVYDFLDRISPFELQEKWDNSGLIVGDMHREVSQVVVSLDIDEAMIEEAKEETLFVVHHPLIFGKLTQLDFSKYPSNLIEKMILKRQSLVALHTNFDQTHLNRYVFEKVLGLKMAHEAPFVCMARGEWCYKELLELIKKKFDLPTLKVVGKKEKITSIALTTGAGASLIDMVDADCFLTGDIKYHDAMKAMSEDLMMVDIGHYESEKFFAQILYDELKVLPLLVIIAQSKNPFEIDNTI